ctggggaggccaagcaggaggatcgcttgagcccaagggttcaagaccagcctgggcaacatagtgagacccccatctctatttttttaaaaaaagaaaaggccgggcacggtggctcacacctgtaatcccagcactttgggaggccaaggcgggtgcatcacctgaggtcaggagttcaagaccagcctgggcaacatggtgaaaccctgtctccactaaaatacaaaaattagtcaggcatgatggcaggcacctgtaatcccagctactcgggaggctgagatgggagaatcacttgaatctgggagacggtggttgcagtgagccgagatcgtcgtgccactgtactccagcctgggtggctgagcaagactccatctcaaaaaaaaaaaaaaaatgaccagggCTGGAATCCTGCTCTCAGACTCACTGGCCACATGACCTTGGGCATACACTGCTgaacctccctgtgcctcagtttccccatctgtaagagCACTGAGCTTACAACGGCAGTGAGGACACAGACCAGGAGGATGGGGTGCAGGGCCCTTCCTGGTGTTCAGATGGAGGCTGGTGGCAGGAGCTCTGCCACATCAGGCCACCCCCATCCAGGTTTATGTGTCTGGAGGGCACAGCTCTGAGGGTCTCAGTGGTCAGGGTGCATTCTCTCCCCCATGACTGGCCCCACTACCCCCAGGCTTCACCATCCTCAGGGCCCAGGGAAGCTCTGTCCACCAGGGACAACAGATGCAAAGCTCTGTCCACCAGGGACAACAGACTGCCCATGCCCTGGTGGCCACAAACAGGGTTGAGCAAGACTGAGCACAAACTGGCCCCTGGTGCCCAGCAGTGAACAGGAGTGACTGTTGACCCTGCACAGAGGGGACTATGCTGAGCCCAAGAAGCCAGTCCCAAGGCTGCATACTGAAAGACCGCACTGATAGGACATTCTTGAAATGACCAGACAGAGCCGGAGAGATGAGTAGTTGCAGGGCtagggaggggtgggagggagcAGCGTGGCCATAAAGAACATGTCAGGGTCCCATGGGGGTGGCACTGCCCTGCGTCTGTATCGACGTCAAGGTGCTGGCGTGATTCTGCACTGCAGTCCTGCAAGATGCTACCACTGGGGACGCTGGGGTAGAGAGGGTAACGGGACCTCTGTGTTACTTCTTACAACTGCAGGTGAATCTATACTTATCTTAAAAGTAAAAGTTtaactttgttattattattttttttgagacaggcctcTGTCTTAttgctcccaggctggagtgcagtggcacaatctcggctcactgcaacctccacctcctgggctcaagcgattctcctgcctcagcctcctgagtaggtgggactacaggcacccgccaccacgtccagctaatttttttttttttttttttgagacagaatctcgctctgtcgcccggactggagtgcagtggcgtgatctcggttcactgcaagctccactttccgggttcacgccattctcctgcctcagtctcccgaatagctgggactacaggcgcctgccaccactcccagctagttttttgtatttttagtagagacagggtttcaccatggtcttgatcacgtccagctaatttttgtattgttagtagagactgggtctcactatgttggccaggctggtctcgaactcctgacctcaggtgatctgctttcctcggcctcccaaagtgctgggattataggcatgagccactgcgcccagccattattattctttttagagacagggtctccctctgttacccaggctggagtgcagtggcaccatcttggctcactgcagcctcatcctcccaggctcaggtgatcctccagcctcagccttccaagtagctgagaccacaggtgcacaccaccacacccagctaatttttcaaattatttgtagagacaggggtctccctatgttgcccaggctggtctcaaacttctggcctcaagggatcctctcaccttggcctctcaaattgctaaGATTATGGGCCTgcgccaccgagcctggccaaaagtttaactttaaaaaattagattagaAATCAGAAATTGAAAGAAAGGGGGTAGGCTGGAGCCCAGTAGAGGGGAGACATCCAGGACCTGCCTGGCCCCAAAAGAGAAGGGGAGGCTGCTCTGCCCCCACCCCGCTTCTCTGTCAGTGGGCTGCAGGGCCGGGGGTAAGGGTCTAACTCCTACTGCTTCCCAACCCTCTGCGTCAGACAGCACCCCCTTCTCCAAACAACTCAGCTTTGTCCCCTGGAGCcctaaataacaataacaatagctGGCATTTATTGAGTTCCAGCCCAggcagggagggcagggcagAAACAGCACCCAACAGGACTGGGTgcggggctcacacctgtaatcccgaagGATCAGAAagacccaggtgggaggatcacttgaaccccgggggtGGAGactgcagcatgggtgacagagcaagacgctatctaaaaaaaaaaccacccacacccacccacttCCTGCCAGGCCTAACCCCCGGGGCCTCCATGCACCAAGGGAAAGCTCTTCCAGGGTGGGGTCACCGGGAGGAGGGGGGAGGCTCAGGTTACAGAACAGCCTGGTAGGGGCTCAAAGACGCCCATCCTGGAAGAGGCCCCAGCACTGACCTCCGTGGGGGTGGAGATGAGGAGGATGGAAAGGGTGTCTTCCTCCAGCATCTTCCTGAAGGTGAAGGAGGGGCACCTTGGGGTGTCTGAGATTGTGACCCCAGGAGACCCCCAGCTAGCTGGGGTGTGCTGTGGGGGAAGGGGGGGATCCCAGAGGCCTTGAGCCCAACTGAACAGATACAAACGGGACCAGATGGCCTCAGAGCTCCCCTGCGGGGCTCCCTGGAGCTATGGAGACCGCATTTATCCAGAGTCAGGTCGGTGCCTGAGCTTGGGCAGCCCCAGGTGGAAGGAGCCCGTGGTGGGAGGAGCCTGTAGTAGGAGGAGCCTGTGGTGGGGGAGCCTGTAGTGGGAGGAGCCTATGATGGGCGGGGCCGTGGGGGTGGGGAGCCCGTGGTGGGAGGAGCCTGCGCTGGGAGGAGCCTTGATGGGAGGGGCCGTTGCGGGGGAGGGGGGAGCCCACGGTGGGAGGAGCCTGTGGTTGAGGAGCCTGCGGTGGGGGGAGCCCGTGGTGGGAGGAACGTGTAATGGGCGGCATCATCTGTAATGGGCGGGGCCTTGCTGGGCGGAGCCGCCCCTCTCCTCTGTCCAGGCACTGGGTGGTCCATCCGCCAGGTCACCGGTTACTGCCTGTCTCCCACATTCCTCCGAGGGATTCCCGAGGAGTGCGCTCGGACTGGGGGGTTGAGCAGGAACTCCCTCCCAGTCACCCCAGGCTCCTGCGCCCCGACGGAAGCCGGGGGTGCGTGGGGAGTGGTGTGCCCGCGCAAGGACTCCGGGACGGGAACCCCACTTGGAGCCTGGCTCTTGGACCAGCCACACGCGGTGGCCCCCAAGTCGGGGACGCGGGCCCCTAGAAGTCTGGGGCTCTCCAGGAAGCGAAGCGGATGGAAGATTACTCGGCTCGGGGTCCTGGgtccccacccccgccccgcccccgggcCGCAGCGTCACAAAGGCCGCTGGTCCCCAGGGCAACCCGCGGAGTGCGGAGGGAAGCTGGGCTCTGGCAAGTCCGCGCGCGGCTCCGCTTCAGAGGCAGGGCAAGTGGGCGCGGGCctggggcggcggcgggggccgGGAGAGGAGGGCTGGGGGTCTCGAGAAGGTAAGGGGCAGGCAGAGCGGCCGGGGAGGTCGGCCCGGGCCAGGGGAGCCAAGGGGAGTGTGGTGGAGGGGGTAGAGTGCGGGCACCTGGTGGTCTCAGGGAAGCGGGCCTGGGACCAGGGGTGTGTAGGAAGCATCGAGGGGCTCAGAACCACCTTTCCGGGTTCACGATCAGCCTCTCTGGGTTTTCCACCTGGGCAGCTGCTGGAGACTGGAAAACATCCCTCACACGTCACAGAGGCACGGTTTCCCTCCAGCGGTGAAATTCGCCCCAGCCTCCAGCCAGAGCAGGGCTTAGGCCTGGGGTCCTGGGGTCCTGCTCTCAGCTGGCACCTCACCCCAGACACACTCCCTGCTGTCCCCAGGGGCCTGTTCTCGCCCCGATGCCCCGGGAAGGTCAAGGGTTGCCCTTTTGGGCGTGAGGCAGATATGACTTCACCACGTAcctgtgtggccttggggaaCTCAGCAACTGCTTAGCTCTCATTTGTGGTTCATCCAAGGCCCAAGTGGCTGTGACAACCTGAGATCTCCAGGGTTGCTGGGAGCCGGGGCAGCAACCAGGGGTGCGGCTTGCTCTCCAGGGAGCTGCGGCAGAGCCTGGGGCCACAGCTGCACTCAGCCGGTGCACCCACGGACAGAGGGTCAGACTCGGCTCAGCACTGGGCTGAAGCCCTGGATGAGAGCAAGAACCAAGCTTCTTAGCCTCAGGCTCCATCTGGGAAATGGAGTGTTGCTTGTGGAGTCCATGAGCTCACGAGGGACAGGATCCTGGGTCCACAGCGAGGGCCCACAGCGTGGGAGGAGGGCTGCTCCTCGGGGCCCAGGCCTGGCCGCCCTCCTCCCATGCTGACTGGCCAGCTGGCCTAGTCTTTGGTGAGGCCTGTCTCTGTGCTCTACAACTGCGGTGAGGCGTGGAGCGTCCCCAGGGAGAACTGGAGCGGGAGGATGGCCCGCGAATGTCCCCCAGGGGGGTCCTGTGCTGCTTAGGACCACGCCGTCCCCTCTCCACGGCCCTGAGGGGTGCCAGCAACCCCTTTCAGCAGCAGGGCTAGGAACTGGGGCCCTTGCAAGGCCACAGGTCAGGGCTGGGGTTTCTGCCCTGGCCGTTCTGGCCAGAAGTCCGCAGTCCTAGTTCTTCCCTGTCCCGTCCCACAGGCCACTGGTTGTCAGTAGAGGTTTTTGTCCCTAAGTATAAACTGTCCAGATCTGTAGCCTGCCCATCCAGCCCTCCAGGCAGCCTCTTCCCAGCGAGTTATGCCCCCGAGGAGGGACAGAGGCCCAGCATGGGGTCAGTGGGCTGAATCCATCCCCCGAACGTGCCACAGCCCAGGGGAGGCCAGCCTGCCTGGCAGCTGACACCCAGCCCTCCCCCTAGCTCCCGGATAATGAGCTCCCACGTGGCAGGCCTGGGCCTGGATAAGATGAAGCTGGGCAATCCCCAGTCCTTCCTGGACCAGGAGGAGGCAGATGACCAGCAGCTGCTGGAGCCAGAGGCGTGGAGGACCTACAGCGAGCGCCGCAATGCCCTGCGTGAGTTCCTGACCTCGGACCTGAGCCCGCACCTGCtcaagcgccaccacgcccgcaTGCAGCTGCTGCGTAAGTGCTCCTTCTACATCGAGGTCCTGCCCAAGCACCTAGCCCTGGGTGACCAGAACCCGCTGGTGCTGCCTAGCACCTTGTTCCAGCTCATCGACCCCTGGAAGTTCCAGCGCATGAAGAAGGTGGGCACAGCTCAGACCAAGATCCAGCTCCTGCTGCTCGGGGACCTGTTGGAGCAGCTCGACCACGGCCGTGCTGAGCTGGACGCCCTGCTCCAGTCGCCAGACCCGCGGCCCTTCCTGGCCGACTGGGCGCTGGTGGAGCGGCGGCTGGCGGACGTGTCGGCCGTCATGGACAGCTTCCTGACCATGATGGTGCCGGGACGGCTGCACGTCAAGCACCGCCTAGTGTCTGATGTCAGTGCCTCCAAGATCCCGCACATCTGGCTCATGCTGAGCACCAAGATGCCTGTCGTGTTTGACCGAAAGGAGTCGGCAGCTCACCAGGACTGGGCCCGGCTGCGCTGGTTCGTCACCATCCAGCCGGCCACGTCGGAGCAGTATGAGTTGCGTTTCAGGCTGCTGGACCCGCGGACACAGCAGGAGTACGCCCAGTGTGGCGTCATCCCCGTGGCTGCCTGCACCTTCGACGTCCGAAACCTGCTGCCCAACCGATCCTATAAGTTCACTATCAAGAGGGCCGAGACCTCCACGCTGGTGTACGAGCCCTGGAGGGACAGCCTCACCCTGCAGACCAAGCCGGAGCCCCTGGAGGGGCCCGCCCTCAGCCACTCTGTCCGAGAGATGATTTTCTAATGGTTATCCACTAATAAAGAAGAGTGTAAATGCACATACAGAATTAAAGAAACAAACCTATTTATGTTTTAAAGGCAGCAGCCACCAGTGTTTTTCCTGGCTTAAAACATGCCAAGCCCCAGGCCTTCTGCTCCTGCTCTTTCCCAGGGGGAGCCACAGGCTGGACCTCCCAAGACAGCTGAGCCTGGAGCAAGAAGTACCAGCCCCTGACACCTACGGGTCCAACGATGACAACGAGAGCTGCTCCACAGGGCCTCCGCGGTCCTAGCCCCCGCCCCTCCTTGCCACCCGCATCACCATGACCCGGCTCCCGCCTTCCTTACCCACCTCTCTGGCTTGGGGGGCTCCCTCAGGGAATGACACTCCTAGGCCGTGATGCCTCCCCACCATCCCCTGCCCAGCCTCGAGTGCTCATCAGCACGCCCGCCCGAGGAGGCAGCAGCACCACCGGGGATCCCTGGCTGTGAGCAGCTCAGCCGTGCCCCTCCGTGCCCCGCCCCACCTTTTGTTCCTCAAGGGCCTTCCTGGCCCTGAGCTCCCTCTCTTCTCCAGAATCAGCTGCTTTTGCTAGGCGCCCAGCCCCTGCTTCCCCCCACCGCTCACCTTCAGGGCCGCAGCTGCCCCTTCCTCCCAGAAGCCTTCCCTGGCTGCAGGCTGGTGAGGTCCCCAAGTCCCCCTTCCTAGAGGCGCCTTCTCATCCTCTC
This window of the Pongo abelii isolate AG06213 chromosome 21, NHGRI_mPonAbe1-v2.0_pri, whole genome shotgun sequence genome carries:
- the FNDC11 gene encoding fibronectin type III domain-containing protein 11 isoform X3 codes for the protein MEDYSARGPGSPPPPRPRAAASQRPLVPRATRGVRREAGLCSRIMSSHVAGLGLDKMKLGNPQSFLDQEEADDQQLLEPEAWRTYSERRNALREFLTSDLSPHLLKRHHARMQLLRKCSFYIEVLPKHLALGDQNPLVLPSTLFQLIDPWKFQRMKKVGTAQTKIQLLLLGDLLEQLDHGRAELDALLQSPDPRPFLADWALVERRLADVSAVMDSFLTMMVPGRLHVKHRLVSDVSASKIPHIWLMLSTKMPVVFDRKESAAHQDWARLRWFVTIQPATSEQYELRFRLLDPRTQQEYAQCGVIPVAACTFDVRNLLPNRSYKFTIKRAETSTLVYEPWRDSLTLQTKPEPLEGPALSHSVREMIF
- the FNDC11 gene encoding fibronectin type III domain-containing protein 11 isoform X1, encoding MGGALLGGAAPLLCPGTGWSIRQVTGYCLSPTFLRGIPEECARTGGLSRNSLPVTPGSCAPTEAGGAWGVVCPRKDSGTGTPLGAWLLDQPHAVAPKSGTRAPRSLGLSRKRSGWKITRLGVLGPHPRPAPGPQRHKGRWSPGQPAECGGKLGSGKSARGSASEAGSRIMSSHVAGLGLDKMKLGNPQSFLDQEEADDQQLLEPEAWRTYSERRNALREFLTSDLSPHLLKRHHARMQLLRKCSFYIEVLPKHLALGDQNPLVLPSTLFQLIDPWKFQRMKKVGTAQTKIQLLLLGDLLEQLDHGRAELDALLQSPDPRPFLADWALVERRLADVSAVMDSFLTMMVPGRLHVKHRLVSDVSASKIPHIWLMLSTKMPVVFDRKESAAHQDWARLRWFVTIQPATSEQYELRFRLLDPRTQQEYAQCGVIPVAACTFDVRNLLPNRSYKFTIKRAETSTLVYEPWRDSLTLQTKPEPLEGPALSHSVREMIF
- the FNDC11 gene encoding fibronectin type III domain-containing protein 11 isoform X2 → MEDYSARGPGSPPPPRPRAAASQRPLVPRATRGVRREAGLWQVRARLRFRGRASGRGPGAAAGAGRGGLGVSRSSRIMSSHVAGLGLDKMKLGNPQSFLDQEEADDQQLLEPEAWRTYSERRNALREFLTSDLSPHLLKRHHARMQLLRKCSFYIEVLPKHLALGDQNPLVLPSTLFQLIDPWKFQRMKKVGTAQTKIQLLLLGDLLEQLDHGRAELDALLQSPDPRPFLADWALVERRLADVSAVMDSFLTMMVPGRLHVKHRLVSDVSASKIPHIWLMLSTKMPVVFDRKESAAHQDWARLRWFVTIQPATSEQYELRFRLLDPRTQQEYAQCGVIPVAACTFDVRNLLPNRSYKFTIKRAETSTLVYEPWRDSLTLQTKPEPLEGPALSHSVREMIF